From Lolium perenne isolate Kyuss_39 chromosome 5, Kyuss_2.0, whole genome shotgun sequence, a single genomic window includes:
- the LOC127301324 gene encoding DNA mismatch repair protein MSH6: MASRRLSNGRSPLIRKQSQITAFFSSPSPSPPSAATTTPKSAAEPTPSPLNPKAKKPPLVVPSPPPPKPTPPPPPPPPKAKKPDAPAEEAVGRRLRVYWPLDEAWYEGTVDAYDGASRRHRVAYDDGEEEEVDLANEKFEWAAAPPPPPAPARKLRRLRRMSDTAEAKSPAAPEDEDSTEDEDWRKDDAAPEDESEEVDLDDEEEVLLTVSSSKGKKRRSSLSVSGSASTLRSTPGLGSASASSGSTLSTKRKNVDVATLGCAKKFSFQLDNTPAKAELKVVPTSCGRGEKNLENAHLALTGDLAERFGQRQGDKFKFLGEGRKDAKGRSPGNPAYDPRTLSLPPQFLKNLTGGQRQWWEFKSQHMDKVLFFKMGKFYELYEMDAHVGAKDLDLQYMKGDQPHCGFPEKNLAVNLEKLAQKGYRVLVVEQTETPDQLDLRRKETGTKDKVVRREICALVTKGTLTEGESLLSNPDPSYILSVTEDSQYSSKKSQDGHTIGVCIIDVSTSKFIVGQFQDDAERHVLCSVLSEMRPVEIVKPAKMLSPETERALKNNTRNPLINDLLPSKEFWDAEKTIHEVEQYYSSSDNLAVSQNTDGAQSNMGCLPELLSELIGAGDQAYALSALGGSLFYLKQVFLYNKMLPCAEFEPLTCSGIIKNTRKHMILDAAALENLDILENATGGLSGTLYEQLNHCVTGFGKRLLKRWIVRPLYNCKAILQRQGAIAIFKGVGHDCAMQLRKDLSRLPDMERLLARLFSSCGENGSSKSVVKYEDTSKRLLQEFTAALRGCQQMFQACSSLRVLTGAEGSCLLNDLLSPGKGLPDVSSILDYFRAAFEWSEADRNGRIIPLEGCDPEYDATCSAIEEIESSLQEYLKEQRKLLGDSSVDYVNVGKDTYLIEVSESLKGSVPSNYEMQSTKKGFYRYWTPEVKQLLSELSKAVADKEAILKGILQKLIHLFIEHHSKWRQLVSVVAEIDVLISLSIAGDYFEGPTCCPIIRESSGPEDTPIFHARNLGHPIIRSDSLSKGSFVPNNIKMGGPGNASFIVLTGPNMGGKSTLLRQVCFTIILAQIGANVPAENLELSLVDRIFVRMGARDHIMAGQSTFLVELMETASVLSSATKNSLVALDELGRGTSTSDGQAIAASVLDYLVRHVQCLGLFSTHYHRLAVEHEDNKVSLCHMACEVGIGEGGLEEVTFLYRLTAGSCPKSYGVNVARLAGIPASVLQRANEKSIDFEANYGKRRCATKDKMVCAQKVDSFATIRDLFHVVKEGNHQGDQAASLSMICQVQTRARAQATEG, from the exons ATGGCGTCGCGCCGCCTCAGCAACGGCCGCTCCCCTCTCATCCGGAAGCAGAGCCAGATCACCGCCTTCTTCTCCTCCCCATCCCCTTCACCcccctccgccgccaccaccaccccgAAGTCCGCCGCAGAGCCCACCCCGTCGCCGCTCAACCCTAAGGCCAAGAAACCCCCCCTCGTGGTGCCGTCCCCTCCCCCTCCCAAGCCCacccccccgccgccgccgccgccgccgaaggcCAAGAAACCGGATGCGCCCGCGGAGGAGGCGGTGGGGCGGCGCCTGCGGGTGTACTGGCCGCTGGACGAGGCGTGGTACGAGGGCACGGTGGATGCCTACGACGGGGCCTCCCGCCGCCACCGCGTGGCGTACGAcgacggggaggaggaggaggtcgaccTCGCCAACGAGAAGTTCGAGTGGGCCGCCGCCCCTCCGCCCCCGCCGGCGCCGGCCAGGAAGCTGCGCCGGCTCCGGCGGATGTCCGACACCGCGGAGGCCAAGTCGCCCGCCGCGCCGGAGGATGAGGATTCCACCGAGGACGAGGACTGGAGGAAGGACGACGCTGCCCCCGAGGATGAATCCGAGGAAGTGGACTTGGACGACGAGGAAGAGGTTCTTCTTACCGTCAGCTCGAGCaaggggaagaagaggaggagctcCCTGTCCGTTTCAGGTTCAGCATCAACACTGCGGTCAACGCCTGGGCTGGGTTCTGCATCCGCGTCGTCTGGGTCGACGCTGTCGACCAAGAGGAAAAACGTGGATGTCGCTACGTTGGGCTGTGCTAAAAAGTTCAGCTTTCAGCTTGATAACACGCCTGCGAAAGCTGAATTGAAAGTAGTGCCGACGAGCTGCGGTAGAG GGGAGAAAAATCTAGAGAATGCTCACCTTGCTCTTACTGGAGACCTGGCTGAGCGCTTTGGGCAACGGCAGGGGGACAAGTTCAAATTCCTGGGGGA AGGGCGCAAAGATGCAAAAGGGAGATCTCCTGGAAACCCAGCCTATGATCCACGAACTCTCTCCTTACCTCCGCAATTCCTCAAAAACTTGACAGGTGGACAG AGACAATGGTGGGAATTCAAATCACAGCACATGGATAAGGTTCTCTTCTTCAAG ATGGGAAAGTTCTATGAATTGTATGAGATGGATGCTCATGTTGGGGCAAAGGACCTTGATCTTCAATACATGAAG GGTGACCAACCCCACTGTGGCTTCCCAGAGAAGAATTTAGCAGTGAATTTGGAGAAACTGGCTCAGAAG GGTTACCGCGTTCTGGTTGTAGAGCAGACTGAAACTCCTGACCAGCTTGATCTTCGCCGTAAAGAGACGGGTACAAAAGACAAG GTTGTGAGGCGTGAAATATGTGCATTGGTCACAAAAGGAACACTGACAGAAGGAGAGTCCCTTCTGTCAAATCCAGATCCGTCATACATCTTGTCTGTGACAGAAGATTCCCAATATAGCTCAAAGAAGAGTCAAGATGGTCACACAATTGGTGTTTGTATAATTGATGTTTCTACAAGCAAATTCATTGTCGGCCAG TTCCAAGATGACGCTGAGCGTCATGTGTTATGTTCAGTTTTATCTGAAATGAGACCTGTGGAAATCGTAAAGCCAGCTAAGATGTTGAGTCCAGAAACTGAGAGGGCACTGAAAAATAATACAAGAAACCCTTTGATTAATGATTTGCTTCCATCTAAAGAATTTTGGGATGCAGAGAAAACTATTCATGAGGTAGAGCAGTACTACAGCTCATCGGATAATCTTGCTGTATCGCAAAACACTGATGGTGCACAAAGCAATATGGGTTGTCTGCCTGAACTATTAAGTGAGCTAATTGGAGCTGGTGATCAAGCATATGCGCTTTCTGCTCTGGGAGGTTCTTTGTTTTATTTGAAGCAAGTCTTTCTGTATAACAAAATGCTTCCATGTGCTGAGTTTGAGCCCCTTACCTGTTCTGGGATCATCAAGAACACCCGGAAGCATATGATACTCGATGCAGCAGCACTTGAAAATTTGGATATCTTAGAGAATGCAACTGGTGGTCTCTCAGG GACCTTGTATGAACAATTGAATCATTGTGTTACTGGATTTGGAAAAAGGTTGCTCAAGCGGTGGATTGTAAGGCCTTTGTACAATTGCAAAGCAATACTACAGCGTCAAGGTGCCATCGCTATTTTCAAG GGAGTTGGGCATGATTGTGCTATGCAGTTGCGTAAGGATTTATCTAGGCTCCCAGACATGGAGCGCCTGCTTGCACGCCTTTTCTCCAGCTG TGGTGAAAATGGGAGTTCTAAGTCAGTTGTTAAGTATGAAGACACATCAAAGAGACTGCTCCAGGAGTTCACTGCTGCTCTTCGTGGTTGCCAGCAGATGTTCCAAGCATGTTCTTCTCTTAGGGTGTTGACAGGCGCAGAGGGGTCTTGTCTGCTAAATGATTTGCTTTCACCAG GCAAAGGGTTACCAGATGTATCGTCAATTTTAGATTACTTCAGGGCAGCATTTGAATGGTCAGAAGCTGATCGTAATGGCCGAATCATACCTCTTGAAGGTTGTGATCCTGAATATGATGCCACTTGCTCTGCCATAGAGGAGATTGAATCCAGTCTACAGGAGTACCTGAAGGAGCAAAGAAAGCTGCTCGGAGATTCGTCG GTTGATTATGTTAATGTTGGAAAGGATACTTACCTTATTGAAGTGTCTGAGAGCCTGAAAGGTTCTGTTCCTAGTAACTATGAGATGCAGTCTACAAAAAAG GGGTTCTACCGGTACTGGACACCAGAAGTAAAACAACTACTATCAGAACTTTCCAAGGCTGTGGCAGACAAAGAAGCAATATTGAAAGGCATTCTTCAGAAGCTAATCCATCTCTTTATTGAGCATCACAGCAAGTGGAGGCAGTTGGTTTCTGTAGTTGCTG AGATAGATGTTCTTATTAGTCTTTCTATTGCGGGTGATTATTTTGAGGGGCCAACTTGCTGTCCAATCATCAGGGAATCTTCTGGTCCAGAAGATACTCCTATTTTCCATGCAAGAAATCTTGGGCATCCCATTATTCGAAGTGATTCATTAAGCAAGGGTTCTTTCGTACCAAATAATATTAAGATGGGTGGGCCAGGGAATGCCAGCTTCATTGTTCTTACTGGTCCAAATATGGGTGGTAAATCAACTCTCTTGCGTCAAGTTTGTTTCACCATAATATTGGCACAG ATCGGAGCAAATGTACCAGCAGAAAACTTGGAGCTTTCTCTTGTTGACCGCATCTTTGTTCGCATGGGAGCAAGGGATCATATTATGGCTGGGCAAAGTACATTCTTGGTGGAGCTCATGGAGACAGCTTCTGTGCTT TCATCAGCTACAAAGAATTCTCTCGTGGCTTTAGATGAGCTTGGGCGGGGCACATCAACTTCTGATGGACAAGCTATTGC GGCATCTGTTCTGGATTATCTCGTTCGTCATGTGCAGTGTCTAGGCTTGTTTTCTACTCACTACCATAGGTTAGCAGTGGAACACGAGGATAACAAG GTATCACTTTGCCATATGGCTTGCGAAGTGGGCATTGGAGAAGGCGGTTTGGAAGAAGTGACTTTTCTTTATAGATTAACAGCTGGTTCATGTCCCAAAAGCTATGGTGTAAATGTTGCTCGATTAGCAG GAATACCTGCATCAGTGCTTCAGAGGGCTAATGAGAAGTCAATTGACTTTGAGGCCAATTATGGGAAGCGACGCTGTGCGACTAAAGATAAGATGGTCTGTGCGCAGAAGGTGGATAGCTTTGCTACTATCAGGGATTTGTTCCATGTTGTGAAGGAAGGCAATCATCAAGGAGATCAGGCAGCAAGTTTAAGCATGATTTGTCAAGTACAGACGCGTGCCAGGGCGCAAGCTACCGAAGGGTAA